From Plasmodium chabaudi chabaudi strain AS genome assembly, chromosome: 12, the proteins below share one genomic window:
- a CDS encoding RING zinc finger protein, putative (tmhmm; query 1-285; ~;query 1-58; ~;query 117-145; ~;query 201-284; ~;query 59-81; ~;query 94-116; ~;query 146-163; ~;query 178-200; ~;query 82-93; ~;query 164-177; ~pfam_scan;Pfam:PF13639.2; E()=1.0E-10;score=41.6;query 235-276;description=zf-RING_2;~iprscan;InterPro:IPR001841 : Zinc finger, RING-type;SMART:SM00184; score=2.0E-6;query 236-276;description=Zinc finger, RING-type;~iprscan;InterPro:IPR001841 : Zinc finger, RING-type;Prosite:PS50089; score=12.15;query 236-277;description=Zinc finger, RING-type;~iprscan;InterPro:IPR001841 : Zinc finger, RING-type;Pfam:PF13639; score=1.6E-11;query 235-277;description=Zinc finger, RING-type;~iprscan;Superfamily:SSF57850; score=7.61E-16;query 218-282;description=null) — MVEEGNTIHAYFGRVYTNVSNYVNNYMTASDQEMQNNTDPIMDIITTAPSDSLYFIERINLISAIISISTSFPYLTYLFIYWDDCSCNDILRWWIVINSVLQLLQAPIRFFLYLLLRKYKLENERMHIEALRRLTSSKGWKLSKRFSLLNYLWFITGTVVMVVTRKHTKNYYLWFISWTIILSCIFRVFFTIVWFCFFFPYHQNIPKKKKGVPKAFFAEITTFKYSPDRKLKNESCSICLSDFAEKDEIFEFRCMHNFHTKCAKKWLSQRRQCPLCQRDVMKSD, encoded by the exons ATGGTAGAAGAAGGAAATACCATTCATGCATATTTCGGAAGAGTATATACAAATGTGTCTAAT tatgtTAACAATTATATGACTGCATCCGATCAAGAGATGCAAAACAATACCGATCCAATAATGGATATAATTACTACGGCACCCAGTGactctttatattttatcgaAAGAATAAACCTCATATCAGCTATTATAAGTATAAGCACATCATTTCCATActtaacatatttatttatttattgggATGACTGCTCATGCAACGATATATTAAGATGGTGGATTGTTATTAATAGTGTACTACAACTATTACAAGCCCCAATCCgatttttcttatatttattactaagaaaatataaacttgAAAACGAAAGGATGCACATTGAAGC ATTACGAAGACTTACTAGCTCAAAGGGATGGAAGCTCAGCAAAAGATTCAgcttattaaattatttatggtTTATAACAGGAACTGTTGTGATGGTGGTCACAAGAAAACATACaaagaattattatttatggtTCATTTCATGGactattatattatcatgtATATTTCGAGTATTCTTTACAATCGTATGGTTTTGCTTTTTCTTCCCATATCATCAAAATATAcctaaaaagaaaaaaggaGTTCCCAAAGCATTTTTTGCTGAAATTACaacatttaaatattcaccagatagaaaattaaaaaatgaatcatGCTCTATTTGTCTATCTGATTTTGCtgaaaaagatgaaatttttgaatttaGATGTATGCACAATTTCCATACTAAATGCGCTAAAAAGTGGCTATCACAAAGAAGACAATGCCCTCTATGCCAAAGGGATGTTATGAAATCAGATTAg
- a CDS encoding conserved Plasmodium protein, unknown function (query 47-47;GPI_cleavage_site_score=1.72): MNKNKQRTKKRLPKGRSRYIPTQEEVERRNEEISRRPKDDDSEEAESGSEVEASEESASAEDSKSENVNEKDEQNKNEQDEEKNNN; the protein is encoded by the coding sequence atgaataaaaataaacaaaggACTAAAAAGAGATTGCCCAAAGGACGATCACGATATATACCAACACAAGAAGAAGTTGAACGACGAAATGAAGAAATCTCAAGAAGACCAAAAGATGATGATTCAGAAGAAGCTGAGTCTGGATCTGAAGTTGAAGCATCAGAAGAATCTGCATCAGCAGAAGATTCAAAATCAGAAAATGTAAACGAAAAAgatgaacaaaataaaaatgaacaagacgaagaaaaaaataacaattga